The following are from one region of the bacterium genome:
- a CDS encoding SDR family NAD(P)-dependent oxidoreductase: LDKLDGLVLNAGIGLYGKFENLEDGDIRRLFEVNFFSYLTLIRGLLPALKKGRESRIMTVSSIVGWRAIARLGVYSASKSALNGFVEALRVELEPEGVAITNTYPPRVRTDFTANAKSQGWRPFATDTGGQAPELTAKRMVKGYLRGKRDVYLSLPNRLLIWGNFLFPRLIDWGLERYFRKQP, encoded by the coding sequence CCTGGATAAGCTCGACGGCTTGGTCCTCAATGCCGGCATCGGGCTCTACGGAAAATTCGAGAACTTGGAGGACGGCGACATCCGCCGCCTCTTCGAGGTGAATTTCTTCAGCTACCTGACCTTGATCCGGGGCTTGCTGCCGGCTCTAAAGAAGGGCCGGGAGTCGCGGATCATGACCGTCTCTTCGATCGTCGGTTGGCGAGCCATCGCCCGGCTGGGCGTCTACTCGGCTTCCAAATCGGCATTGAACGGCTTCGTCGAGGCCCTCCGGGTCGAGCTCGAGCCCGAAGGCGTCGCGATCACCAACACCTATCCTCCGCGGGTCCGCACCGATTTCACCGCCAACGCCAAGAGCCAAGGCTGGCGGCCCTTCGCCACCGACACCGGCGGCCAAGCGCCGGAGCTGACGGCGAAGCGGATGGTGAAGGGCTATCTGCGCGGCAAGCGCGACGTCTACCTCTCGCTGCCGAACCGTCTCTTGATTTGGGGGAACTTTTTGTTTCCGCGGCTCATCGATTGGGGATTGGAGCGGTATTTCCGCAAGCAGCCTTAG